The proteins below come from a single Clarias gariepinus isolate MV-2021 ecotype Netherlands chromosome 17, CGAR_prim_01v2, whole genome shotgun sequence genomic window:
- the brf2 gene encoding transcription factor IIIB 50 kDa subunit, whose amino-acid sequence MTPPCSECGSNNVVEDELYSQTQWVCQDCGSVVAEGTFTTTLSEEQYSTAVPYYITTEVTKKPCPNMLKGLGRVRSLCRILRLSRDMESEVTSLYERAYQHPLFLKGHLMKKEMLGGSCVLSVCRQNNWPVAIGTISMLLDADPASMGTVYNELNKALNIQNKTPCSFTELLESHCHEYKLGPSDVPDFCVESVDRLVQRSTALLELASDVWLVTGRQPLPLITACVYVAWQSLKPMARMKYTLNKFCSIANLSKSKQSGVTRRDTAVRRVGELREALCKLGRALPWLRGGTVEPGSVCSLVDDILTYRKTLMMQAMESSEVGADAEEQSADPPQEAHWSKRHLFLPPSARNAKRPRLDPPEPNVTGDENISDTEIESYIRSPEEVKCYLEVQKKLTQETEEVKDST is encoded by the exons ATGACGCCTCCATGCTCAGAGTGTGGCTCGAATAACGTCGTGGAGGATGAACTGTATAGCCAGACGCAGTGGGTGTGTCAGGACTGTGGGTCTGTCGTCGCAGAGGGGACCTTTACCACTACACTTAGTGAAGAACAATACTCTACAG CCGTGCCCTATTACATCACTACAGAGGTGACCAAGAAGCCATGTCCCAACATGCTCAAAG GTCTGGGTCGCGTGCGCTCCCTGTGCCGCATCCTCAGGCTATCCAGAGACATGGAGTCGGAGGTGACGAGCTTATACGAGCGCGCCTATCAGCACCCCCTCTTCCTGAAAGGGCATCTAATGAAGAAGGAGATGTTGGGGGGCTCCTGCGTGCTATCTGTTTGCAGGCAGAACAACTGGCCTGTCGCCATAGGAACCATCAGCATGCTGTTAGACGCAGATCCGGCATCCATGGGCACCGTTTATAACGAGCTGAATAAAGCCTTGAACATCCAAAATAAAACCCCATGCAGCTTCACTGAGCTCCTGGAGAGCCACTGTCACGA GTATAAGCTGGGCCCCAGTGATGTGCCCGATTTCTGTGTGGAGTCTGTAGACCGGTTGGTGCAGAGAAGTACTGCGTTGTTGGAGCTGGCTTCTGATGTGTGGTTGGTGACTGGACGCCAACCGCTTCCCCTCATCaccgcgtgtgtgtatgtagccTGGCAGTCTCTCAAACCCATG gcccGTATGAAGTACACACTGAATAAGTTCTGTTCCATAGCGAACTTGTCAAAGTCGAAGCAGTCGGGTGTGACGCGGCGGGACACAGCGGTGCGGCGTGTCGGTGAGCTCAGGGAGGCGCTCTGTAAGCTGGGCCGGGCCCTGCCCTGGCTCAGAGGAGGCACCGTAGAGCCGGGCTCCGTCTGCTCTCTGGTCGACGATATCCTCACTTACCGCAAAACTCTGATGATGCAGGCAATGGAAAGCTCTGAGGTCGGAGCAGATGCTGAGGAACAGAGCGCAGACCCTCCTCAAGAAGCGCACTGGAGCAAAAGGCATCTCTTTCTGCCCCCTTCAGCACGGAATGCAAAGCGTCCGAGACTGGACCCGCCCGAGCCGAACGTCACCGGAGACGAGAACATTTCAGACACGGAGATAGAATCATACATCCGCTCACCGGAGGAGGTGAAGTGCTATCTGGAGGTGCAGAAGAAACTGACCCAGGAAACTGAAGAAGTGAAGGATTCGACTTAA